A genomic window from Candidatus Thiocaldithrix dubininis includes:
- the mtgA gene encoding monofunctional biosynthetic peptidoglycan transglycosylase, whose protein sequence is MKLPVPKFNWLWRIPLFAFLGVCALLLIFRWLPIPTSAFMLSQNIDALFDSNVPFVRHEWTPMERIPYSMRLAVIASEDQNFPVHWGVDVEATKAAIAAELHGQKTGGGSTLTQQVAKNLFLWQGRSYARKGLEWGLAGLIEVFWPKERILEVYLNIAQFSKADYGVGAASANLFRKPVERINSNDAALLAAVLPAPSQFSAVKPSKYIRARQRYVLRQMRYLGGRNYLATLQQPN, encoded by the coding sequence GTGAAACTACCCGTCCCTAAATTCAATTGGTTATGGCGCATTCCCTTGTTTGCGTTTTTAGGTGTTTGTGCGCTTTTGCTGATTTTCCGCTGGCTACCGATTCCAACCTCAGCGTTTATGCTGTCACAAAATATAGATGCCTTATTTGATAGTAATGTGCCGTTTGTACGCCATGAATGGACACCGATGGAACGCATACCGTATAGCATGCGGCTTGCGGTGATTGCCTCAGAGGATCAAAACTTTCCGGTGCATTGGGGCGTAGATGTTGAAGCGACTAAAGCCGCAATTGCCGCAGAATTACACGGGCAAAAAACTGGCGGTGGTAGCACCTTAACCCAACAAGTAGCCAAAAACTTATTTCTCTGGCAAGGGCGTAGTTATGCCCGTAAAGGCTTGGAATGGGGGTTAGCGGGACTGATTGAAGTCTTCTGGCCGAAAGAACGTATTTTGGAAGTGTACTTAAATATTGCACAGTTTAGTAAAGCCGATTATGGGGTCGGTGCGGCTAGTGCTAATTTATTTAGAAAGCCCGTAGAACGTATTAATAGCAATGATGCCGCGTTATTAGCGGCTGTCTTACCCGCACCCAGCCAATTTAGCGCGGTTAAGCCCTCGAAATACATTCGAGCGCGGCAACGTTATGTGTTGCGACAAATGCGTTATTTGGGTGGACGTAATTATTTAGCCACCCTACAACAACCCAATTAA
- a CDS encoding outer membrane beta-barrel protein, with product MMYSKAVGLTSVLCLLLPTVSQANNAVFNPLLRSSTPAKPDNYLGASIGQTQANGYCDEFAKCDDASKSWKAYMGVRFNENIVLETGYTKFGKQTAKDAENRNFEQNASAFTTAAVMSYSVNQELELFGKAGVARWKTSQDLPNAKADESGMDILMGAGASYDLGNNIGMRAEWERYKDVGTPKIQKGDIDLLSVGVTFSSL from the coding sequence ATGATGTATTCTAAAGCAGTTGGCCTAACGTCTGTTCTGTGTTTACTGCTACCCACAGTGTCACAAGCCAACAACGCTGTCTTTAATCCCTTATTGCGCAGCTCCACCCCTGCTAAACCGGACAATTATTTAGGCGCAAGCATTGGACAAACCCAAGCCAATGGTTATTGCGACGAATTTGCCAAATGCGATGACGCCAGCAAATCGTGGAAAGCTTATATGGGCGTGCGCTTCAATGAAAATATTGTGCTAGAAACGGGCTATACCAAATTCGGCAAACAAACCGCTAAAGACGCAGAGAATAGAAACTTTGAACAAAATGCGTCTGCATTTACTACTGCTGCTGTTATGAGTTATTCCGTCAATCAAGAACTAGAACTGTTTGGCAAAGCCGGTGTAGCCCGTTGGAAAACCTCGCAGGACTTACCCAATGCCAAGGCTGATGAAAGCGGCATGGATATTTTAATGGGCGCAGGCGCAAGTTATGACCTTGGTAATAATATTGGCATGCGGGCGGAATGGGAACGCTATAAAGACGTTGGCACACCCAAAATCCAAAAGGGCGACATCGACTTACTCAGCGTAGGGGTAACATTTTCTTCATTATAA
- a CDS encoding ABC transporter ATP-binding protein — MLALDIQNLTKMYSNGVQALKGINLSVVQGDFYALLGSNGAGKSTTIGIVSSLVNKTSGTVNIFGYDLDRQRSQAKAQIGLVPQEFNFNIFEPVQEIIVNQAGYYGLNAKIANERAEMLLNQLGLWEKRKSQARTLSGGMKRRLMIARALVHEPRLLILDEPTAGVDIEIRRSMWDFLRKLNEQGTTIILTTHYLEEAENLCRNIGIIDRGELIENTSMKQLLERLDTETYIFDLATPIETAPASGSNLCHFSLIDSTTLEVMFHKAHYSLNQVFMSLDKAAICVRSMRNKTNRLEQLFMDLVEGNKA, encoded by the coding sequence ATGTTAGCGTTAGACATTCAAAATTTAACTAAAATGTACAGCAACGGGGTTCAGGCCTTAAAAGGCATTAACTTATCGGTAGTACAGGGCGATTTTTATGCATTACTCGGCTCAAATGGCGCAGGCAAATCTACCACCATTGGTATTGTCAGCTCCTTGGTGAATAAAACTTCTGGCACAGTCAACATCTTTGGCTATGACCTTGATCGGCAACGTTCGCAAGCCAAAGCCCAAATTGGTTTAGTGCCACAGGAGTTCAATTTTAATATCTTCGAGCCTGTGCAAGAAATTATTGTGAATCAAGCGGGTTATTACGGGCTTAATGCCAAGATTGCGAATGAACGTGCTGAAATGTTATTGAATCAATTAGGTTTATGGGAAAAACGTAAAAGTCAGGCACGTACCTTGTCGGGCGGCATGAAACGTCGCCTTATGATTGCGCGTGCCTTGGTGCACGAACCGCGTTTATTGATTTTAGATGAACCCACCGCTGGCGTAGATATTGAGATTCGCCGTTCCATGTGGGATTTTTTGCGCAAACTTAATGAGCAAGGCACAACCATTATTCTAACCACGCATTATTTAGAAGAAGCTGAAAATTTATGCCGCAATATTGGCATTATTGATCGTGGTGAATTAATTGAAAACACCAGCATGAAACAATTGCTAGAGCGTTTAGACACGGAGACTTATATTTTTGATTTAGCCACACCGATTGAAACTGCCCCCGCAAGCGGTAGTAACTTGTGTCATTTTAGTTTAATAGACAGCACAACGTTAGAAGTTATGTTTCATAAAGCGCATTATAGTTTAAACCAAGTATTTATGAGTTTAGATAAAGCAGCTATTTGCGTGCGTAGTATGCGCAATAAAACCAATCGACTTGAACAATTATTTATGGACTTGGTAGAAGGCAATAAAGCATGA
- a CDS encoding outer membrane protein assembly factor BamD — protein MSITATRIKAGAYLAAILALSSSFAGCSQQMTSIFSQREKDMTEGWSANKIYVTAKESLNGGDYDRAIKLYESLEARYPLGRFAQQAQLETAYAYYKNDEPDSALDAIDRFLRMNPSSDSADYALYLRGLVNFNRGSSIVDKVFPRSIADLDTVRQKESFQDFSHLVTRYPNSKYAPDAKARIQYLRNSLAEGEVNVAKYYMVRGAWLAAFNRSEYAIKHYQGSPAIVDALEIKVQAANNLGKPDLAADSLRVLETNFPQRAAKLRR, from the coding sequence ATGTCGATAACCGCAACAAGAATCAAGGCGGGTGCTTATCTCGCAGCTATCCTAGCACTCAGTAGCAGTTTTGCTGGCTGTTCGCAGCAAATGACCTCCATCTTTTCCCAACGTGAAAAAGATATGACGGAAGGTTGGTCTGCGAATAAAATCTATGTCACCGCAAAAGAATCCTTAAACGGTGGTGATTATGATCGAGCCATTAAACTGTATGAGTCGTTAGAAGCGCGCTACCCACTCGGTCGGTTTGCCCAGCAAGCCCAATTAGAAACGGCTTATGCCTATTACAAAAACGACGAACCTGATTCTGCTTTAGATGCGATTGATCGCTTCTTACGCATGAATCCTAGTAGTGACAGCGCGGATTATGCCTTGTATCTACGGGGTTTAGTCAACTTTAATCGTGGCAGCAGTATTGTAGACAAGGTTTTCCCTCGCAGTATTGCCGACTTAGACACGGTACGCCAAAAAGAATCCTTCCAAGATTTTTCGCATTTAGTAACGCGTTACCCCAACAGCAAATACGCCCCCGATGCCAAAGCACGCATTCAATATTTGCGTAATAGCTTGGCAGAGGGCGAAGTCAACGTGGCGAAATACTACATGGTACGCGGTGCTTGGTTAGCGGCGTTTAACCGTTCAGAATACGCCATTAAGCATTATCAAGGCTCACCTGCCATTGTGGATGCGTTAGAAATTAAAGTGCAAGCGGCTAATAATCTGGGCAAGCCGGATTTAGCGGCCGATAGCTTACGCGTATTAGAAACGAACTTTCCGCAACGTGCTGCTAAATTACGTCGATAA
- a CDS encoding outer membrane beta-barrel protein, which produces MNNNKAFIGLLLLCINPNVWAVGLDSIPAYDTSSNLNGTRLYVGAGLGVTKQSDSCNDPFFEGSCEQKDIAWKVFGGARFNPMLGVEASYQDMGKLERNGASGASFANMSNSVTGLGASAVAYVPVMNGAELFGKAGVLRWERDSSRTLNGNTQHSTDKGYSPMLGAGAQYQLNQNLYMRGEWEHTLNIGADSAYETDADTYSVGVIYSTL; this is translated from the coding sequence ATGAATAATAATAAGGCTTTTATAGGACTGCTATTACTTTGCATAAACCCCAATGTCTGGGCAGTGGGCTTAGATAGCATTCCTGCCTATGACACTTCTAGTAACTTAAACGGCACTCGCTTATATGTGGGTGCGGGTTTAGGCGTAACGAAACAGAGTGATAGTTGTAATGATCCGTTTTTTGAAGGCTCTTGCGAACAAAAAGATATTGCGTGGAAAGTATTTGGCGGCGCACGTTTTAATCCCATGTTAGGCGTAGAAGCCAGTTATCAAGATATGGGCAAATTGGAACGCAATGGCGCATCTGGGGCAAGTTTTGCGAATATGAGCAATAGCGTAACGGGGCTGGGGGCAAGTGCGGTAGCCTATGTACCGGTCATGAATGGCGCAGAATTATTCGGCAAAGCTGGGGTATTACGCTGGGAACGGGACAGCAGCCGCACACTGAATGGCAATACACAGCATTCGACCGATAAAGGTTATAGCCCCATGTTAGGCGCAGGGGCGCAATATCAATTGAATCAGAATTTATATATGCGCGGCGAATGGGAACATACTTTAAATATTGGCGCGGATTCCGCCTATGAAACCGATGCGGATACCTATTCCGTTGGTGTCATATACTCCACCTTATAA
- the recG gene encoding ATP-dependent DNA helicase RecG, which translates to MSEVAKLCLQQSVRTLPGVGESIAEKLERLGLHRIVDLLFHLPLRYQDRTRIYPIVSLMAGQEILVEGEIEATEVVQRGRTMLLCQINDGTGILTLRFFHFTTAQKYSLAKGATIRCFGEVRQAGMRLEMAHPEYRLLNGTQLPPIEDTLTPTYPSTEGLQQRTLRRLIELALEYAPQLPELLPESVLKRQRFPSQAECLHLLHNPPPGMQIENLKPLRLVFEELLAHQLGVQQARHELKQVLAHAMTEPNHLWQQLLAALPFKPTNAQQRVIQDIVYDMQQRTPMNRLVQGDVGSGKTLVAVAAALHAIANGFQVAFMVPTELLAEQHYQNLQHWFEPLGLEVVFISGTQTPRQRRRKVENLLLGIGNIAVGTHALFQNSVEFLQLGLIIIDEQHRFGVHQRFALREKGKQGDNYPHQLVMTATPIPRTLAMTAYGDLDCSIIDELPPGRSPIVTVALSNERRDEVIERISAACLEGRQVYWVCTLIDESEVLQCEAAEKTAAVLRERLTHVAVGLVHGRLHPSEKENIMRQFKSGELQLLVATTVIEVGVDVPNASLMIIENAERLGLAQLHQLRGRVGRGSVASSCVLLYQAPLSKTARKRLDAMRSSTDGFVIADIDLELRGPGEVLGTKQTGDVRLRIASLVRDQHLLADVQTAAQEIVAHYPERIELLTQRWLPKISEEDTATRFFQS; encoded by the coding sequence ATGAGCGAGGTTGCTAAACTTTGCTTACAGCAATCGGTGCGGACATTGCCCGGCGTAGGCGAGTCGATTGCTGAAAAGTTAGAGCGCTTAGGTTTACATCGCATTGTTGACCTGTTGTTCCATCTGCCACTGCGTTATCAAGACCGCACCCGTATTTATCCCATTGTGAGTTTAATGGCAGGGCAAGAAATCTTAGTAGAGGGCGAAATTGAAGCCACCGAAGTGGTGCAGCGGGGGCGCACGATGTTGCTATGCCAGATTAATGACGGCACAGGCATTTTAACCTTACGCTTTTTCCATTTTACCACGGCACAGAAATACAGCTTAGCTAAAGGCGCGACCATTCGCTGTTTTGGTGAAGTGCGCCAAGCTGGAATGCGCTTGGAAATGGCACATCCCGAATATCGCTTACTGAATGGCACACAGCTCCCGCCGATTGAAGACACCCTGACACCGACTTACCCCAGCACCGAAGGGCTACAACAACGCACTTTGCGGCGTTTGATTGAATTAGCCCTTGAATACGCGCCGCAATTGCCGGAATTATTGCCGGAGAGCGTGTTAAAACGGCAGCGCTTTCCCTCACAAGCTGAATGTTTGCATTTATTACACAATCCGCCGCCCGGAATGCAGATTGAAAACCTAAAACCTTTGCGGTTAGTGTTTGAAGAATTATTGGCGCATCAATTGGGCGTACAACAAGCGCGACATGAGTTAAAACAAGTGTTAGCCCATGCGATGACTGAACCCAATCATTTATGGCAGCAGTTATTGGCAGCCTTGCCGTTTAAGCCAACCAATGCGCAGCAGCGTGTGATTCAAGATATTGTGTATGATATGCAACAACGCACGCCTATGAATCGTTTGGTGCAAGGCGATGTCGGGTCTGGCAAAACGCTGGTGGCAGTGGCGGCCGCGTTACACGCGATTGCTAACGGTTTTCAAGTGGCGTTTATGGTGCCTACCGAATTATTGGCAGAACAGCATTATCAAAATTTGCAGCACTGGTTTGAACCATTGGGTTTAGAAGTGGTGTTTATTTCCGGCACGCAAACCCCACGCCAACGCCGCCGCAAAGTCGAAAATTTATTGTTGGGCATTGGCAATATTGCAGTTGGTACGCACGCATTGTTTCAGAACTCCGTGGAATTTTTACAGCTTGGTCTGATTATTATTGATGAACAACACCGCTTTGGCGTGCATCAACGCTTTGCTTTACGTGAAAAAGGCAAGCAAGGTGATAATTATCCGCATCAATTGGTGATGACTGCCACGCCGATTCCGCGCACGCTCGCCATGACCGCCTACGGTGATTTAGATTGCTCGATTATTGATGAATTACCGCCGGGTCGTAGCCCGATTGTCACGGTTGCCTTAAGCAATGAACGCCGCGATGAGGTGATCGAACGCATTTCCGCCGCTTGTTTAGAAGGGCGACAAGTCTACTGGGTGTGTACGCTAATCGACGAATCCGAAGTCCTGCAATGCGAAGCCGCCGAAAAAACCGCCGCCGTGTTACGCGAACGCTTAACCCACGTAGCGGTAGGTTTGGTACACGGTCGCCTACACCCCAGCGAAAAAGAAAACATTATGCGCCAATTCAAAAGCGGCGAACTGCAATTATTGGTGGCTACCACGGTGATTGAAGTCGGTGTAGATGTGCCAAATGCTTCGCTGATGATTATTGAAAATGCCGAACGCTTAGGCTTAGCCCAATTACACCAATTACGCGGACGGGTAGGGCGCGGCAGCGTCGCCAGTAGCTGCGTCTTGTTATATCAAGCACCGTTAAGCAAAACTGCCCGTAAACGCCTCGATGCCATGCGCAGCAGTACCGACGGCTTTGTGATTGCCGATATCGACCTCGAATTACGCGGCCCGGGCGAAGTATTAGGCACAAAACAAACCGGCGACGTGCGCCTACGCATCGCCAGCCTTGTCCGCGACCAACATTTGCTTGCGGATGTGCAAACTGCTGCGCAAGAAATCGTCGCGCATTACCCCGAACGCATTGAACTCCTCACCCAACGTTGGTTGCCCAAGATTAGCGAAGAAGATACCGCCACACGGTTTTTTCAGAGTTGA
- the rluD gene encoding 23S rRNA pseudouridine(1911/1915/1917) synthase RluD: MPQDQQIIHTVPIEMDGQRLDQVVASLCPQYSRSQIQKWIKAGHILVDHKILKPKERLTGGEHLAINIVLEPQTEFDAEDIPLNIVYEDDAILIINKPAGLVVHPAAGNWSGTLVNALLHYCPELELLPRAGIVHRLDKDTTGLMVVAKTLEAHNKLVEQLQARDVSREYLALVHGKVVAGSTIEANIGRHPVDRKRQAVTEGGKEAITHYRVEARFPHHTLLRVSLETGRTHQIRVHLSYKHLPIVGDQVYGGRPRFPAGASEALRNTVQQFPRQALHATRLGLHHPMTGEALAWEVPMPADMSSLLETLRQATAV, encoded by the coding sequence ATGCCCCAAGATCAACAGATTATTCATACCGTACCGATTGAAATGGACGGTCAACGCCTCGACCAAGTCGTCGCCAGCCTCTGCCCTCAATATTCCCGTAGCCAAATCCAAAAATGGATTAAAGCAGGGCATATTCTGGTGGATCATAAAATTTTAAAACCCAAGGAACGCTTAACCGGCGGCGAACACTTGGCAATTAATATTGTGCTTGAACCGCAAACCGAATTTGATGCGGAGGATATTCCACTCAATATTGTTTACGAAGATGATGCAATTTTAATTATTAATAAGCCCGCAGGTTTAGTGGTGCATCCCGCCGCAGGCAATTGGTCGGGTACCTTAGTGAATGCATTATTGCATTATTGCCCTGAGTTAGAACTGCTGCCGCGTGCGGGGATTGTGCATCGTTTGGATAAAGACACCACGGGTTTAATGGTGGTCGCAAAAACCTTAGAAGCGCATAACAAGTTAGTTGAACAGTTACAAGCACGCGATGTCAGCCGGGAATATTTAGCCTTAGTACACGGCAAAGTGGTTGCTGGTTCGACGATTGAAGCCAATATCGGGCGGCATCCGGTGGATCGTAAACGCCAAGCGGTGACGGAAGGCGGCAAAGAAGCCATTACGCATTATCGAGTGGAAGCACGCTTTCCACACCACACTTTATTGCGTGTCTCACTGGAAACCGGCCGTACCCATCAAATTCGTGTGCATTTAAGTTATAAGCATTTGCCGATTGTGGGTGATCAAGTATACGGCGGGCGTCCGCGTTTTCCCGCAGGTGCGAGTGAAGCACTGCGTAATACGGTGCAACAGTTTCCGCGTCAAGCTTTACATGCCACGCGCTTAGGTTTGCATCACCCGATGACAGGCGAAGCGTTAGCGTGGGAAGTACCTATGCCAGCAGATATGAGCAGTTTATTAGAAACGTTACGCCAAGCAACCGCTGTTTAA
- a CDS encoding outer membrane beta-barrel protein → MKQYINWSIASALLLSQSIVHAGGSGLSGSGVPSNMKFYAGASAGLSSHDGACNGEIEPLYSCDDKDTGYKVFGGVRLDPDQHASSYMLPAIGLEAGYIDFGENKASGKEPPRGDYKRESNNNISGIYAAAVGYLPVSANTEVMGKAGALFGTQESSVKTDYTNPITDNFSNDDVSALVGVGVQHKFSPNLAVRGEYERALKVGKDTVNETDASLLSVGAVFSTY, encoded by the coding sequence ATGAAACAGTATATTAATTGGTCAATAGCCAGTGCATTGCTATTGAGCCAATCCATCGTACACGCGGGCGGCAGTGGGCTAAGCGGCAGCGGCGTACCGTCTAATATGAAATTCTATGCAGGTGCAAGTGCGGGCTTAAGCTCACACGACGGCGCATGTAATGGCGAAATAGAGCCACTTTATAGTTGTGATGATAAAGATACAGGTTATAAAGTATTTGGCGGCGTACGTCTTGATCCCGATCAGCATGCAAGTTCATATATGTTACCTGCTATTGGATTAGAAGCTGGCTATATTGATTTTGGTGAAAATAAAGCGAGTGGAAAAGAACCGCCTCGTGGCGACTACAAACGTGAAAGTAACAATAATATATCGGGTATATACGCCGCCGCCGTTGGTTATTTACCAGTAAGTGCTAATACAGAAGTGATGGGTAAGGCTGGAGCACTTTTTGGCACGCAAGAATCATCAGTTAAAACTGATTACACTAATCCCATTACGGATAATTTTTCAAATGATGATGTTAGTGCGCTGGTCGGTGTAGGCGTTCAACATAAATTTTCGCCAAATTTAGCGGTACGTGGTGAATACGAACGGGCGCTTAAAGTCGGCAAAGATACGGTTAATGAAACCGATGCTAGCTTGCTCAGTGTAGGGGCAGTGTTTAGCACTTATTAA
- a CDS encoding phosphoglycolate phosphatase, whose protein sequence is MFKPKLVLIDLDGTLVDSVPDLTYCVDSMMQALNMPLRGEAAVRTWVGNGVQRLTERALVNDLDGYPEPELLDKALPIFLELYAENTSKRSRLYDGVLQGLDYLKSCPDLVIGCVTNKAAQFTIPLLTNLGIYDRFAIVISGDSLPEKKPHPLPLLHAAETFGIDPSDALMIGDSKSDVKAARAAGFKIACLTYGYNHGEDIRNYQPDIVLDSLAEIKNYIQC, encoded by the coding sequence ATGTTCAAACCTAAGTTAGTTCTGATTGACTTAGACGGCACGTTAGTAGACAGCGTGCCCGACCTTACTTACTGCGTAGATAGCATGATGCAGGCATTAAATATGCCCTTACGCGGGGAAGCGGCGGTTAGAACATGGGTCGGGAATGGCGTGCAACGCTTGACCGAGCGTGCATTGGTCAATGATTTAGACGGCTATCCTGAGCCTGAATTATTGGACAAAGCCTTACCGATTTTCTTAGAACTGTACGCAGAAAATACCTCAAAACGCAGTCGCTTATATGACGGGGTTTTGCAAGGCTTGGATTATCTGAAAAGTTGCCCGGATTTAGTCATTGGTTGTGTTACCAATAAAGCCGCGCAATTTACGATTCCGCTATTAACCAATCTCGGCATCTATGACCGCTTTGCCATTGTCATCAGTGGCGACAGCTTGCCGGAAAAGAAACCGCATCCCCTGCCCTTATTACACGCAGCGGAAACCTTTGGCATTGACCCCAGCGACGCTTTAATGATCGGCGATTCTAAATCCGATGTAAAAGCTGCCCGCGCTGCGGGTTTTAAAATCGCCTGTTTAACCTACGGTTATAACCACGGTGAAGACATCCGCAATTATCAGCCGGATATAGTGCTGGATTCGTTGGCAGAAATTAAAAATTATATTCAATGTTAA
- the rpe gene encoding ribulose-phosphate 3-epimerase — protein sequence MRQSDFIAPSILSADFARLGEEVVNVLTSGADIVHFDVMDNHYVPNLTIGPLVCEALRKHGVTAPIDVHLMVKPVDRIIPDFAKAGASYITFHPEASEHVDRTLQLIRNEGCKAGLVFNPATPLSYLDYVLDKVDMILIMSVNPGFGGQSFIPSALDKLRQARKMIDESGLEIRLEIDGGVKTSNIREIKEAGADTFVAGSAIFNAAKASDPQHYNSILAEFRAQLAAAKV from the coding sequence ATGCGCCAATCAGATTTTATTGCACCTTCGATTTTATCAGCCGATTTTGCTCGCTTAGGCGAAGAAGTCGTTAATGTTTTAACATCCGGTGCGGATATTGTGCATTTTGATGTTATGGACAATCACTATGTGCCAAATCTGACGATTGGTCCATTGGTGTGTGAAGCCTTACGCAAACACGGTGTTACCGCCCCAATTGATGTGCATTTAATGGTAAAACCTGTGGATCGCATTATTCCCGATTTTGCCAAAGCAGGCGCAAGCTATATTACCTTTCACCCAGAAGCCTCTGAACACGTTGACCGTACCTTGCAATTAATTCGCAATGAAGGTTGCAAAGCGGGTTTAGTGTTTAATCCAGCGACCCCGTTATCTTATTTAGATTACGTGCTGGATAAAGTTGATATGATTCTTATCATGTCCGTTAACCCCGGCTTTGGCGGTCAAAGCTTTATTCCTTCCGCTTTAGACAAACTGCGCCAAGCCCGCAAAATGATTGATGAGTCTGGTTTAGAGATTCGTTTAGAAATCGACGGTGGTGTTAAAACCAGCAATATCCGTGAAATCAAAGAAGCAGGCGCGGATACCTTCGTGGCAGGCTCAGCAATTTTCAATGCTGCCAAGGCCAGCGACCCGCAACATTACAACAGCATTTTAGCCGAATTCCGGGCGCAACTTGCGGCCGCTAAGGTTTAA
- a CDS encoding ABC transporter permease, with translation MNAQQIWIAYTTIVVKEVRRFARIWIQTIVPPVITTALYFVIFGNLIGPKIGDMEGHRYIDFIVPGLIMMSVITNSYANVVSSFYGSKFQGNVAEMLVSPMSNLVLLAGYITGGVARGLAVGLAVTLVSLFFSHLQVQHWFITFAIAILTSALFSLAGFINAIYAKSFDDISIVPTFVLTPLTYLGGVFYSISMLSPFWQKVSLLNPVLYMVNGFRYGILGIADMSIGVSYAVLLVFIIALTAFSLYLLNKGVGIRS, from the coding sequence ATGAATGCACAACAAATTTGGATCGCTTATACCACTATTGTGGTTAAAGAAGTGCGGCGTTTTGCACGGATTTGGATTCAAACCATTGTGCCGCCTGTGATTACTACCGCTTTATATTTTGTGATCTTTGGTAATTTAATTGGCCCTAAAATCGGTGATATGGAAGGGCATCGTTATATTGACTTTATTGTGCCCGGTTTGATCATGATGAGCGTGATTACCAATTCTTATGCTAATGTTGTTTCATCATTTTATGGCTCGAAATTTCAAGGTAATGTGGCAGAAATGTTAGTATCGCCTATGTCTAATTTAGTATTGTTAGCAGGTTATATTACTGGCGGTGTTGCACGCGGATTGGCGGTAGGTTTAGCAGTAACCTTAGTTTCCTTATTCTTTAGTCATTTGCAAGTTCAACATTGGTTTATTACCTTTGCCATTGCTATTTTAACCTCTGCTTTATTTTCGTTAGCGGGTTTTATTAATGCCATTTACGCTAAAAGCTTTGACGATATTAGTATCGTTCCCACCTTTGTTTTAACACCATTAACGTATTTAGGCGGGGTTTTCTATTCTATTTCTATGTTGTCACCCTTTTGGCAAAAGGTTTCCTTATTAAATCCCGTTTTATATATGGTCAATGGCTTTCGCTATGGAATTTTAGGCATTGCTGATATGTCAATTGGCGTAAGCTATGCCGTGTTATTAGTTTTTATTATAGCACTAACTGCCTTTAGCTTATATTTGCTGAATAAAGGCGTAGGGATTAGAAGCTAA